One genomic window of Thioclava sp. GXIMD4216 includes the following:
- a CDS encoding LLM class flavin-dependent oxidoreductase — protein sequence MIPYSVLDLSPIAQGQTASDALRHSGELAAHAERLGYTRYWLAEHHNSRGIASAATALVIGHVASKTSTIRVGSGGIMLPNHAPLMVAEAFGTLHALYGDRIDLGVGRAPGTDPRTMQALRRGLEADRFPEDVVELIGFLGPVQEGQPVMAVPGAGSNIPVWILGSSLYGAQLAAHLGLPYAFASHFAPDALDQAAQIYRERFQPGLTEKPHFMLALNLFAAETDAEAHLMRSSMMQGFVNLRRGQTGPLPAPVADLSTVASEPELRQASHQLSMSVVGSPETVERQLAAYIARYRPDEVILNGQIFDHNARLKSFEIGAKAMQNLAKIAA from the coding sequence ATGATCCCTTATTCCGTTCTTGATCTGTCGCCCATTGCGCAGGGGCAGACGGCCTCGGATGCGCTGCGCCATTCGGGCGAGCTGGCCGCCCATGCCGAGCGCCTGGGCTATACGCGCTACTGGCTGGCCGAACATCACAATTCGCGCGGCATCGCCTCGGCGGCAACGGCGCTGGTGATCGGCCATGTGGCGTCGAAGACCTCGACCATCCGCGTGGGCTCTGGCGGGATCATGCTGCCCAACCATGCGCCGCTGATGGTGGCCGAAGCCTTCGGCACGCTGCACGCGCTTTATGGCGACCGGATCGATCTGGGGGTGGGGCGCGCGCCCGGTACCGACCCGCGCACCATGCAGGCGCTGCGGCGCGGGCTGGAGGCGGATCGCTTCCCCGAAGATGTGGTCGAGCTGATCGGCTTTCTGGGGCCGGTGCAGGAGGGCCAGCCGGTGATGGCGGTGCCGGGGGCGGGGTCCAATATTCCGGTCTGGATTCTGGGCTCGTCTCTTTACGGCGCGCAGTTGGCGGCCCATCTGGGGCTGCCCTATGCCTTTGCCAGCCATTTCGCCCCCGATGCTTTGGATCAGGCGGCGCAGATCTACCGCGAGCGTTTTCAGCCCGGCCTGACGGAAAAGCCGCATTTCATGCTGGCGCTGAATCTCTTTGCCGCCGAGACCGATGCAGAGGCGCATCTGATGCGCTCGTCGATGATGCAGGGCTTTGTGAACCTGCGCCGAGGCCAGACCGGCCCGCTGCCCGCGCCCGTGGCCGATCTGTCGACCGTGGCCTCCGAGCCCGAGCTGCGCCAAGCCTCGCACCAGCTGTCCATGTCGGTTGTCGGCAGCCCCGAGACGGTCGAGCGCCAGCTTGCCGCCTATATCGCGCGCTACCGCCCCGATGAGGTCATCCTCAACGGCCAGATCTTCGACCACAACGCGCGGCTAAAAAGCTTCGAGATCGGCGCGAAGGCCATGCAGAATTTGGCAAAGATCGCTGCTTAG